One stretch of Halococcus hamelinensis 100A6 DNA includes these proteins:
- a CDS encoding formylglycine-generating enzyme family protein, whose amino-acid sequence MARDDRTCCAASRDPERPSRERPSAADRDRVERTAPATADDGRTTRMVRLDGGRFTMGTDDGVGFPEDGEGPAREVALDPFYVDRFAVTNAEFLRFVRETGYTTEAERFGWSFVFEDFVAPADESHVMQSVAAAPWWVAVEGATWLRPEGPSSSVVGDDRLKQPVAHVSWNDAQAYADWAGKRLPTEAEWEYAARGGLEGKRYPWGDDLRPDGEHRCNIWQGDFPEHNTGDDGYLGPAPVTAYEPNGFGLYNVSGNVWEWCADWFSSEYHTTEAYSHTNPTGPPDGDSRVMRGGSYLCHRSWCNRYRVAARSQNTPDSSTGNIGFRCVVDVA is encoded by the coding sequence ATGGCACGGGACGACCGCACGTGCTGTGCGGCCTCGCGCGACCCGGAGCGGCCGTCGCGGGAGCGACCCTCGGCGGCCGACCGGGACCGGGTCGAACGGACCGCCCCGGCGACGGCCGACGACGGGAGAACGACGCGAATGGTACGCCTCGACGGCGGCCGGTTCACGATGGGGACCGACGACGGGGTCGGGTTCCCCGAGGACGGCGAGGGGCCGGCGCGCGAGGTGGCGCTCGACCCGTTCTACGTCGACCGGTTCGCCGTGACGAACGCCGAGTTCCTCCGGTTCGTTCGCGAGACGGGCTACACCACCGAGGCCGAACGGTTCGGCTGGTCGTTCGTCTTCGAGGACTTCGTCGCGCCCGCCGACGAGTCACACGTGATGCAGTCCGTGGCGGCAGCGCCGTGGTGGGTCGCCGTCGAGGGCGCGACCTGGCTCCGACCCGAGGGTCCGAGTTCGAGCGTGGTCGGGGACGACCGGTTGAAACAGCCCGTCGCGCACGTCTCGTGGAACGACGCCCAGGCGTACGCCGACTGGGCCGGCAAGCGCCTCCCGACGGAAGCCGAGTGGGAGTACGCCGCACGCGGCGGGCTGGAGGGAAAACGGTATCCCTGGGGCGACGACCTCCGACCCGACGGCGAGCACCGCTGTAACATCTGGCAGGGCGACTTCCCGGAGCACAACACCGGCGACGACGGCTACCTCGGCCCCGCACCCGTAACCGCCTACGAACCGAACGGGTTCGGGCTCTACAACGTCTCCGGCAACGTCTGGGAGTGGTGTGCCGACTGGTTCAGCTCGGAGTACCACACCACCGAGGCCTACTCCCACACGAACCCGACGGGTCCGCCGGACGGCGATTCGCGGGTGATGCGCGGCGGGTCGTACCTCTGTCATCGGTCGTGGTGCAACCGATACCGGGTCGCGGCGCGCTCGCAGAACACGCCCGACAGC